CTCGGTCATCGACTTCGGCCCGATGGGTTGCCAGACGGGCTTCTACCTGATCATGGTGGGCGAGCCGGATGTGCCCCGAATCGCCGACCTCGTGGAGCAGACCTTCCGCGACATCCTGGCCCTCGATGCCGTACCCGCCGCCAACGTGGTGCAGTGCGGCTGGGGAGCCAACCACAGCCTCCAGGGGGCCAAGGACGCCGTCAGCACGATGCTGAGGCATCGGGCCGAATGGGAACAGGTCATGGCCTGAGGCCGATACGGCTCATCCCTCGGGATGATTTTTCCCACCAATCCCGCGGCGTGGCTCCTGATCGGGGTCCCCGCCGCCCACCAATGGTTTAGGTTCGTCTGCGGAATGCGGCACCACGTGTCGCCCACCAGGTGCAGCGCCCGAGGCGCACAGGACCATTGAGCGCCCCTGCAGGCGTCTGACGAGAGGCGGTGCCGTTGAACCCGACACAGCACACCGGCATCAATCCGGATCGCCGTCGCTGGATCGCCCTGATCGTCCTGTCGTTGGCGCTGTTCATGGCGTCCATGGACAACACGATCCTCAATGTCGCCCTGCCCACGCTGGGACGCGAACTCGGCGCCACGACCGACGAGCTGCAATGGACTGTCGATGCCTACCAGGTGACCTATGCCGGCTTCCTGTTGGTCGCCGGTGGCCTGGTCGACCGCTGGGGGCGGACGCGCACCTTCGTCGCGGGCGTGGCGGTCTTCGGGCTGTGTTCCCTGGCTGCGGGATTGTCCACCAATACGACGATGCTGATCCTCGCCCGTGGCCTGACCGGCATCGGCGCGGCGCTCCTGACCCCCTCGACGCTCGCCCTGATCTCGGTACTGTTCCGCCGGCCCGGGGAACGCACCACGGCCTTCGCCATCTGGTCAGGCGCAAACAGTGCCGGTGCCGCCGTCGGACCCCTGCTGTCCGGCGGCCTGTTGGCCCATTTCAGCTGGGGGTCCATCTTCCTGATCAACGTTCCCGTGGCGGCACTGTGCCTGGTGGGAGCGGTGTTCCTGCTGCCGCGGGTCAGGGCCGAACGCGACGAGGACCACATCGACTGGCCCGGTACGGGGCTGTCGATCGCGGGGCTGTGCGCCGTGTGCTGGGCGGTCATCTCGGCACCGGGACTCGGACTCTTCTCGGCGCCCATCATCTTCGCCTTCCTCGGCGGCATCGCACTGCTGGTCGGGTTCGTCTGGTGGCAGCACCACGCGAGCGCTCCACTGCTGCGTCTCAGCCTGTTCCGCAGCCGCCCCTTCGCCGTCTCGGTGGCAGTGTCCGGCCTGGTCACCGCCGGTGGTGCCGGAGCGCTGTTCGTGCTCACCCAGTTCCTGCAATTCGTCCTGCAGTTCACGCCATGGCAATCGGGACTGAGCATCATGCCGGTCGCCGCCATGATGCTCGTCGGTGCGATCCTGGCCCCGATCAGCCTCAAGCGCATCGGCATCAAGCGCGCCGTCATCGCAGGCCTGATCTGCGTAGCGCTCGGCTTCACCCTGCTGTCCCTGACCCACGTCGGCATGACCTACCTGCAGATGCTGCCCGGCGCGATGTTCTTCGGGCTGGGCGCCGGTCTCCTGATGCCCGCAGCCACCCAGGCCGTCATGGATTCCCTGCCCTCGGAGTCGGAGGGTGCCGGGTCGGCCACCAACAGCGCGCTCATGCAGGTGGGCAGTGCGATGGGCGTGGCCATCACCGGATCACTGCTGGCGTGGCGCTACCGCGAGGTGATGAGTGCCGACGCCGCGGTCAGGGGCCTGGGCGAGCCATTGCACTCCGACATCCTGGCCTCGGTGGGACGCGCCTTCGACCTCTCCTCGGGCGGCGCGCACCCCGACATCCTGGCTGCCCTGAAGCGGGGATTCGTCTCGGGAATGCAGGTCGGCCTGGGGGCCAGCGCAGCCGTCGTCGTGCTCGCGACGATCGCGGTCGCGATCTTCTTCCCGCGCCATCCGGTCGCGCCCGATGAGGCCGAGATCGAGGGCTCCGAACCGAAGGCGTCGCCCGCCCCCTGAACCCGGCGACACGGCTGGGCCGCCGACGAGCGGCGGTGTATATAGTTGGGGTCAACGTTTCAACGTGCCCGGGGTCGGTGTAAGTCCGAACCGGCGGTGACAGTCCGCGAACCGCGGCCCCTCGTGGGGTCCGGCCGAACCGGTGGGATTCCGGTACCGACGGTGAAAGTCCGGAGGGGAGAGCGCGTGAACAGTGCGGCGGACGATGCCGCGGCCGGCCCGTGCGGGTCGGCCGTGTGAGTCGTGTGCAGTCGGACTGTCGAGCACCCCGGTCCACGTTGACCGAGGAAGGAATGTCGACAGCCGATGGCCTCATCACGGTTCACCCGCCATCCAGCACCCACCGGGGTGCGGATCGGTGCCCCCCTGGTGGTGGGGGCGCTCCTGCTCCTGGCCTGGCATGCGGTCGTGTCGACCCACACCGTCCCACTCACCTTGTTGCCCACGCCCGGCTCCGTGTGGAGCCGACTGGTGCACGACATCGTCCACGGTGAATTGTTGGCCCGCACGGCCACCACGATCTGGGAAGCGGTCCTGGGCTGCATCGTGGCCACCGTGTTCGCCCTTCCCGTCGGCTACCTGGTGGCGCGCGTTCGGCTTGCCGAGGCCGCCATATCCCCCTACCTGGCCGCCTCGCAGGCGATCCCGGCCGTGGCGTTGGCGCCCCTGCTGGTGATCTGGGTGGGTTACGGGCTCACCCCGATTGTCCTGCTGTGCTCCCTGATCGTCTTCTTCCCCCTGCTGCTGTCCACCGTGCTGGGCCTTCGTTCGATTGACCACGAGGTCGTCGAGGCGGCCGAGCTCGACGGGGCCTCGGGATGGCGCATGATCCGCTACATCGAGGCGCCGCTGTCGCGGGCCGCACTTCTCAGCGGGGTGCGCAATGGGTTCACCCTGTCGGTGACCGGCGCGGTGGTCGGCGAGTTCGTCATGGGTGGCACCGGGCTGGGCCTGGTGGTCTCCATGCAATCGGCCTCGGCCGATACCACCGGCCTGTTCTCCACCCTCATCGTGCTGTGCGTCCTGGCAATGGTCATCTACCTCGGCCTGATTGCGGTCGAGCGATTCACCGATCCCTATCGCGTGCCCCGGGCAGCGCATCCCGTGCCACTCGAGACGGCACCGGACCTGCGCTTGGTGGCCGCCACGCAAGCCCATCAATCCCACACGTCGGCCCAGAAGGAGCTCGTCGCATGACCCGTCACAGCAGACTCACCAGATTCCTCCTCGTGCTCCTTGCCCTCACCCTGGGAACTGCCATGAGCGCCTGCGGGAACCAGTCGGGTTCCTCGTCGGCCTCGTCCAGCGCCGGCATCCCCCTCACCGTCGGGCTCACCTACACCCCCGACATCCAGTTCTCACCGTTCTACGTCGCAGTCCAGAAGGGCTACTTCGCCGACGAGGGCCTCAACGTGACATTGCGCCACCATGGCGCCTCCGAATCCCTGATGGGTGCCCTGCAGTCGGGCACCGAGGACGTCGTCTACGCGGGCGGTGACGAGATGCTCCTGTCGCGCTCCCAGGGCGTCGACGTGGTCAACTTCGCCACCATGTACCAGAGCCATCCGGCCGAATTGATCGTGCCGCAGGGCTCGTCCATCTCCTCATTCGCCGACCTGCGTGGACACAGCATCGGAATCCCCGGGCCATTCGGGGAGAACTGGTACGCATTGCTGGCCATGTTGCGGCAGGCAGGGCTGACCCAGGGCGATGTGAACATCCAGTCAATCGGCTACACCCAGCAAGCCGCACTCATGGGCAACAAGGTGGATGCCGTGGTCGGATTCTCGAACAACGATGCCGTGAAGTTCGGCCAGGCCGGATTCCCCATCCGCGAGATCAGGCTCGATGCGGCCACACCGTTGGTTGCCCTGGGCCTTGGGGCCTCGAAGGCGACCGTCACCGACAAGCAGGACCAGCTGAAGGCCATGATGCGGGCGCTCGACAAGGCCGTCGCCTACTGCACTTCCGATCTTGACGGCACGGTGGCCCTGACCGAGAAGTACGTGCCGGCCCTGTCGGACGATGCCCAACGGGCAGCGGCCAGGGCAACGCTGGAGGCGACCAACAAGCTCTACGGCTCCCAGCTCGGCAAGCAGGACGCCCAGCGCTGGAGCGACATGGCCACCTTCATGGCCGAGTCAGGCATCATCTCCAAGCCGGTGGACGCCAAGGAATCCTTCGTGTCGCTGGTCGGCTGACACCCACGGCGACGGGGAACCCGGCCCGGTGTCCACCACGCGTGGGTACCGGGCCGTGCCGTCGCGGGGTTACTAACCTTGTGGTGTTCGTGAATGACCAGGGAAATGAGAAGAACGTGACACGCATCTGCTCCACGACCGGGGCGGCCGCCACCATGGTGCCGGCAGGCGGTCCGGCGCGATGGGGCATCCGGGCGATGGCGACGACGCGGCATCCGCGTCGCGGGGGATACCGGGCATGACGTCGAGCAGGCACCAGTACCTCCCACCCACCCCCGAGGACATCGTCGAGACGAAGTTCATGGACCTCTTCGACACCCCGGGCGAACCCATGCACCTGGTCCGCGGCGGAACCCTGCCGGGGATCACGGTGGCCTATGAGACCTACGGCACCCTCAACGAGCGTCGTGACAACGCCATCTACATCTGCCATGCACTCACCGGGGACGCCCACGCCGCCGGCTACCACGAGGGCGACGATCGTCCGGGCTGGTGGGATGCCCTCATCGGACCCGGCAAGGCCATCGACACCGACCGCTGGTTCGTCGTCGCCTCGAACATCCTAGGCGGCTGCTCCGGCACCACCGGTCCCAGCAGCGTCAACCCCGAGACGGGCAAGCCCTACGGGCTCGACTTCCCCCTGCTCGACATGCACGACTTCGTCGTCGTGCACCGCGCCCTGCTCACCAAGTTGGGGGTGCCGCATCTGCACGCGGCAGTGGGCGGGTCGCTGGGGGGCATGCAGGTCCTGGACTGGGCCCTGACCCATCCTGAGGACATGAACCAGGCCGTCGTCATTGCCAGCTCCAGCCGACTGACCGCACAGAACATCGCGTTCAGCGCCGTCGGCCGTGAGGCCATCATGAGCGACGAGAACTTCATGAACGGCGCCTTCGCCGAGAATGACACGAATCCCGATGTCGGCCTTGCAGTGGCCCGGATGATGGCCCACATCACCTACACCAGCGAGGAGGGGTTCGAGGAGAAGTTCGGCAGGCGTCCCCAGTTTGACGCCCAACAGCCGGGCTTCGGTGTCGACTTCGCCGTCGAGAGCTACCTGGACCATCAGGCAAGCAGCTTCATCGGGCGCTTCGATGCCCTGAGCTATCTCTACCTGACCCGCGTCATGGACTATTTCAATCCCTTCGCCGACGCCCATGCCCTCGACCGTCTCGTGGCGACTCCGGTGCGCTTCCTGGTGATGAGCTTCGACTCCGACTGGCGCTTCGGCACGGCCCACTCCCGGCGCATCGTGCGGCGCCTGCAGGACGCGGCCCTGCCGGTGAGCTTCCGCGAGATCCATGCGCCGTGGGGCCACGATTCCTTCCTGCTGCACATCCCGCCCTACCTTGACTCCGTGCGGGCCTTCGTCGAACAGCCCGCGGTGCCCCGACCCACGATTCGACGTCGACGACTACGGAAGTGGGGACGATGAGCCAGTCATCAGCGCGTGATTCGGTCATTGGTGGTGCGAACCGCCTGGGTGAGGGACTGTTGCGCCAGGACCTGCAGTCGGTGGCACGGCTCATCCGTCCCGGCGAGCGGGTACTCGACCTCGGGTGCGGCACCGGTGATCTCCTCGCCTATCTGATCGGGGCGATGGGCTGCTCCGGCACCGGGGTGGAACGCGACCCCGATGCGGTGTTGCAGGTCATCGGCAGGGGAGTGCCACTCATCGAGCTGGACCTCGACACCCAGCTCGAGGAATTCGGCGATGACTCCTTCGACGTCGTGGTGTTGTCGCGCACCCTGCAGGCAGTGCTGAAGCCCAAGGAAGTGCTGCTCCAGATGCGACGCATCGGCCAACGCATGATCGTCACGATGCCGAACTTCGGCTACTGGCGCCACCGGCTGCGCCTACTGACCGGTCGCATGCCCCAGAGCAAGGACCTGCCGTACACCTGGTACGACACCCCCAACCTGCACCACACCACGCTGGTCACGCTGGAGGAATTGTTCGACGACTGCGGCCTGGACATTGAGCGACGCATCCCCCTGGACGGTGACGGTCGCCGCCCGCGCCTGCCGCTGGAACTGACCCAGCACACGGCGAACGTGCTGGCCGGTTCGGCGATCTACGTGCTCACCCGTCGCGACGCCGCCGACGCCCCGGCCTGATAGCAGCGCGCCATCCGCGCCCGCGGGGGTTACGCCATTTGAACCCGTCTCCCGGGCGGCGCCAGATTTGCGACTATATGGCCCATGGAGTCGACTGACCAACACATTCTTGCGCTGTTGTCGCGTGAGGGACGCATGTCCTTCACCGAGATCGGGCGCGAAACCGGATTGTCGACTTCGGCGGCCCAACAACGGGTCCGTCGGCTCGAGCAGCGTGGCATCATCACCGGCTACCACGCACGCATCGACGGTGCGGCCCTGGGCCATACCCTCGCCGCGTTCATCGAGATCCGCCCCCTGGGGCAGGTCGATGAGAGCTTGGTCGACGTCCTGGCCTCGATGCCCGAGATCGTCAGTTGCTACTCGGTGGCCGGGGACGCCAGCCACCTGTGTCTGGCCGAGGTCACCTCCACGCAAGAGCTGGACGACCTGCTGACGCGCATCCGCACTGCGGTCAACGTGTCCACCTCAACCACCGTCGTGCTGCGTACCCTGTTCCGTGATCGGCCCCCCATCGACGACCCTGATGTGCCGGCCGCCAAGCGCTGAACGATCAAGGCCATGCGCCCCACCTGCCCACGCTGACCGCCCCGGTACAACGACGCGCGGCGGCGCTTGTGCGGTGCTGTTAGCGTCCCTGATGTGAACACGACCTCCGACATCGTCGCAGCCGGGTCCCCGGTCGCACTGCGCGGCTGGTCGAGGCTGCTGCGGGGTGACCATGCACCGGTGCGATTGCACTGGGCGCTTGCCAGCCTCCTGTCCCTGGTCGCCGGGGCGCTGCTCGCGCTGGGATTCCAACCCTTCGGGCTGTGGCCCACCACCGTCGTCGGCATCGCACTGCTCAGCTGGCTGTCCGACCAGGCCCGTG
The window above is part of the Propionibacterium freudenreichii subsp. freudenreichii genome. Proteins encoded here:
- a CDS encoding S-ribosylhomocysteine lyase, which codes for MTQHMNVESFNLDHTKVKAPFIRVADVKHLPQGDTLTKYDVRFCQPNVNHLDMKAVHSVEHSFAECVRNHSDSVIDFGPMGCQTGFYLIMVGEPDVPRIADLVEQTFRDILALDAVPAANVVQCGWGANHSLQGAKDAVSTMLRHRAEWEQVMA
- a CDS encoding ABC transporter permease translates to MASSRFTRHPAPTGVRIGAPLVVGALLLLAWHAVVSTHTVPLTLLPTPGSVWSRLVHDIVHGELLARTATTIWEAVLGCIVATVFALPVGYLVARVRLAEAAISPYLAASQAIPAVALAPLLVIWVGYGLTPIVLLCSLIVFFPLLLSTVLGLRSIDHEVVEAAELDGASGWRMIRYIEAPLSRAALLSGVRNGFTLSVTGAVVGEFVMGGTGLGLVVSMQSASADTTGLFSTLIVLCVLAMVIYLGLIAVERFTDPYRVPRAAHPVPLETAPDLRLVAATQAHQSHTSAQKELVA
- a CDS encoding ABC transporter substrate-binding protein gives rise to the protein MTRHSRLTRFLLVLLALTLGTAMSACGNQSGSSSASSSAGIPLTVGLTYTPDIQFSPFYVAVQKGYFADEGLNVTLRHHGASESLMGALQSGTEDVVYAGGDEMLLSRSQGVDVVNFATMYQSHPAELIVPQGSSISSFADLRGHSIGIPGPFGENWYALLAMLRQAGLTQGDVNIQSIGYTQQAALMGNKVDAVVGFSNNDAVKFGQAGFPIREIRLDAATPLVALGLGASKATVTDKQDQLKAMMRALDKAVAYCTSDLDGTVALTEKYVPALSDDAQRAAARATLEATNKLYGSQLGKQDAQRWSDMATFMAESGIISKPVDAKESFVSLVG
- the metW gene encoding methionine biosynthesis protein MetW, whose protein sequence is MSQSSARDSVIGGANRLGEGLLRQDLQSVARLIRPGERVLDLGCGTGDLLAYLIGAMGCSGTGVERDPDAVLQVIGRGVPLIELDLDTQLEEFGDDSFDVVVLSRTLQAVLKPKEVLLQMRRIGQRMIVTMPNFGYWRHRLRLLTGRMPQSKDLPYTWYDTPNLHHTTLVTLEELFDDCGLDIERRIPLDGDGRRPRLPLELTQHTANVLAGSAIYVLTRRDAADAPA
- the metX gene encoding homoserine O-acetyltransferase MetX, whose product is MTSSRHQYLPPTPEDIVETKFMDLFDTPGEPMHLVRGGTLPGITVAYETYGTLNERRDNAIYICHALTGDAHAAGYHEGDDRPGWWDALIGPGKAIDTDRWFVVASNILGGCSGTTGPSSVNPETGKPYGLDFPLLDMHDFVVVHRALLTKLGVPHLHAAVGGSLGGMQVLDWALTHPEDMNQAVVIASSSRLTAQNIAFSAVGREAIMSDENFMNGAFAENDTNPDVGLAVARMMAHITYTSEEGFEEKFGRRPQFDAQQPGFGVDFAVESYLDHQASSFIGRFDALSYLYLTRVMDYFNPFADAHALDRLVATPVRFLVMSFDSDWRFGTAHSRRIVRRLQDAALPVSFREIHAPWGHDSFLLHIPPYLDSVRAFVEQPAVPRPTIRRRRLRKWGR
- a CDS encoding MFS transporter translates to MPLNPTQHTGINPDRRRWIALIVLSLALFMASMDNTILNVALPTLGRELGATTDELQWTVDAYQVTYAGFLLVAGGLVDRWGRTRTFVAGVAVFGLCSLAAGLSTNTTMLILARGLTGIGAALLTPSTLALISVLFRRPGERTTAFAIWSGANSAGAAVGPLLSGGLLAHFSWGSIFLINVPVAALCLVGAVFLLPRVRAERDEDHIDWPGTGLSIAGLCAVCWAVISAPGLGLFSAPIIFAFLGGIALLVGFVWWQHHASAPLLRLSLFRSRPFAVSVAVSGLVTAGGAGALFVLTQFLQFVLQFTPWQSGLSIMPVAAMMLVGAILAPISLKRIGIKRAVIAGLICVALGFTLLSLTHVGMTYLQMLPGAMFFGLGAGLLMPAATQAVMDSLPSESEGAGSATNSALMQVGSAMGVAITGSLLAWRYREVMSADAAVRGLGEPLHSDILASVGRAFDLSSGGAHPDILAALKRGFVSGMQVGLGASAAVVVLATIAVAIFFPRHPVAPDEAEIEGSEPKASPAP
- a CDS encoding Lrp/AsnC family transcriptional regulator yields the protein MESTDQHILALLSREGRMSFTEIGRETGLSTSAAQQRVRRLEQRGIITGYHARIDGAALGHTLAAFIEIRPLGQVDESLVDVLASMPEIVSCYSVAGDASHLCLAEVTSTQELDDLLTRIRTAVNVSTSTTVVLRTLFRDRPPIDDPDVPAAKR